The nucleotide window ACATCATCACTAGTGTGTTATAACCATGGAACGAACACTCTCATCCACATCTAACATATTTCTCATCTTCAACAataaattttatgaaaattagaGAGGAGGTTCagcataaaatttgaaaaaagatGGACACAATCATCAGAGTTCATGCTTCAAGTCAACCTATCTGTCACAGTCTACAATGAGGATGAATCATCCTGCAGGACTACAAATCTGTCATATCCATCTTAGCGGGAAAAGCAGGCTAGAGTTAGCTGTTAGTCTAAAAGTTGCAAAAGGAGAAAGGAAAATCCTGGTTAAGAGGAGTTGTTAATTAATTAGTGCATTTATTGTTAAATGAGATTCgataatttttgcatttatttcaaAGAGGAATAGTTgatttttacatatatatatatatatatatatatatatatatatatatatatatataatgaacaTTGAAATCTTAAAATTTAAGCAACAAGGGAAGGCAATCACCAATGACAATGTCCAAAAGAATAATAATctctacaaaagaaaaaaactgCAGAGTTGTCTTGTTGTCTTATTGGATACAGCAAGCATACCTGAGGATGTTCTGCATTAAAAGGAGgaagaccaacaagaagctcaaacAAAATAACACCCACTGACCACCAATCAGCTGTTACACCTGGAAAAAATAGATTTATTTTAGCTGAAATCACAATGAAACAACTTGCATAAAAACATATGCACTAACTCTCTCCAACTTATCAGACACGATTTGAACTAAGCGTGGATTAAGACATTGATTTTGTTTAAGAATATTATAGGTGAAAGTAGAAAGAACTTTCAGAATAGTTTTCCAAAGTTGATTTGTACGTGAAAAGTTACATGTTTAAATGTGAATTCTTGATGCTAGTAATGGAGACATAAGAGTAGGAGTTTGTCAAAATTTTCAGATGTTCCAAAAGGGACAATGTGCTTCATAAACTGGGAAGAGGGAGTAGTTTGTGACTATGTAAGATCAATCATGAGGTAAGTCCAAACCATGTCCCATGCCGAGAAGTATCTCCGGTGCTAGATAATCAGGGGTGCCAACAACTGAATTCTTTTGCCTCTGTTCTCTTTTGAGTGATTGCTCTTCCATCTTGGGTTTATCTTCCCCAAGAAAGGCAGAACTTGGCACTGATGGTCCTGCTAAGTCATCAGTGCTATTGATGAGACCAACCTTTGAGAGCCCAAAATCTGTTAACTGTAATTATAACAATTAGATTGTGAGAACTaggaaactaaaaaaaaataaaagtcacAGAAGATgtcaaatcctttaaacaatgcCTGAAATTCAACTCAGGTTAACAACAATAATTCAGACGTTCGAGTTTTTGGACCTTTCAACAAAGTAAAAAAGACTACTTTTTTTTATAATGTAAAGATTAACAAGTAAAAAGAGTACTAAGCTGCATAAAAGTATTTTTGACCTTGATGTGACCGCTCGGACCTATCAATAAGTTATCTGGCTTCAAATCTCTGTGAATGATATTTAACGAATGTAGATACTCCAATGCAAGAACCTGGATAGGACAAGACAAATAAGATCTATATACCATTTCTGGGAACGGCAGAAAAGTTGGTAGGATGCCAAAGTTTGGCAAGCCTATAAAACTAGTCCTTACTAGTTCTGCAATGTATATACGTGCCATATCTTCCTCTAAGCAGCCCAAATTTCTCAGTAATGAGAAAAGATCCCCACCATTTAGGTACTCCATGACCAGATAAAGATTATCCCTGCATGTGAAGGAGTAAAAAAAGCGGACCTGTTCACCACCAGATAATCCATTAGTATGGTTTCTTAGAAGTGCCTCGTTTCTTATTTTAACAGTGTGATATCCGTTAATTTCAATTAGCCTAAACTTGATTCATAAAAGAGAAGAGATCGACTAACCACAAAAGGATTGCGGACTGATATTAAAATATCTCTCTCGGCCAATATATTTTCTACTGCGTTTTTGCGTATCATGTCAGCCTTTTTCAAAACCTGTGAAAAATATGGTCGATAAAGTTCAGGGAATGGAGTTACAACCTAAAATGGGcagaaaaaatagcaaaaaatgcAAAGTCAATATGATTGGTAGGTTTGACAGAAAGACAGAGAACATAGTTCAAACAACAGAACTATAGACAACGAAAATTCTGAGACCTAACAGGTCATTAGTTTTTTATAGAGAATAGTTTTTGATATATAAGATGTGATAGATTCAGGAGAAGGAAGCTTCCAGACTTTGATTTTGAATAAATCAGTGGACGGAATCATGGATGTAtgtagggggggggggggtgagtgTGTGTGTTAGTTTCAgctagtttcaacatctaacaTATATGCAGAATAATAGGAAGATCTCCTGCAAATTACTTGAAATTACTATCCTTCAATTGGACACAGTTTTTACCTTGATTGCAAATAAGTCACCTGTTGCCCTTTTCTTGGCCAGGAAAACTCTCCCAAAAGCTCCCCTGCTGATTggttttataatttcaaaatctTCAATAGATGTTCGATCCTTGGACACTGTATTTATAGGGCTTGCACGCACACTACGACTTGTATCATCTTCCGTTGAACTGTCCTCATCACCTGTGGTATTGgatggttccactttttcatctTCAATGTGCCCACAAAGTAATACATATTTCTCCCTGTAGAGTTTGAGTAAACATGCAAATTAGAAGTAGAATGACGTCTGAGGTCAAAGATGAACTAAAATCAAAACATAAACTTCTCTTAATTTCTGTGGACAGTGTATCATTTTTACGAAAATTTACAAGAATGATAGAACTCACTGCAATAGTTTCTCAATACGTCTCCCGAAGGTCTCAACAACAAGAGCATCCACCTTCCTTTCCTGAATTGCATATTTTAGGTCTTCTAGTCGGTCAAGCAAGTATTCCAATgtactgtaatcattgttgtttGCGTTGGCAACTGATCGAGTAATATCCAATAGCTTATTTATCTGCCATGATTCTCCACGATGTAATTAACCGACTTAATCAACGTCGAATTGATAAAACAAGCAAGGAACCTATACTATTTAAACATCAATTGGGTGGCTGACAGCACAAATGTCAAAACTATGACAAAAACCGGAATATGAAGATAATGCCCAACAATTTATACTACTAATAAACAACCAACTTCCAATAGTAGCTTAGTTGGTGGCTCGGTACTCCTAAATGTGTCAACCTAAAAATCATTCTGAAATTCCTGCTACTAACTTCAACATTATGGGGCTAAACTGGTCTGTTTATTGTACTACATCCGGTCGTCTTTTATTCCCTCCAGCTAGTTTCTTATTTTTCTTGACTTGAAAACACTCTTAGTTACATTACGTTAAGCTTTTCCAAGTAGTTTCATTTAAAATACAAAAGAATTATTTCAATAAATAAGCACTCATGACAAGTTTGCCACAGTTTATGATAATGCCTTATGGGCTGTAGGGCattacaaataaaaataaaacatacAAGTAAAGAATGTAGAAggaacagagagagagagagagagagagagagatcaaaAACATGAAGTTTGGAAAAGGCAAATTTACAATGGGAATCTTTTGAAGGCCTCATTAACCATGTCGTGGACCAAAAAGAgttggagagagagagagttgaaaTCCTTATGAAAGGGGCATCAACTATGTACATGAACCAAAAGGATTTGGCGCTTAGAAAGCCTTGGCCTTCTTGTTTTAAAAATCCATTTGTATTACTGCTGCAACTCATAGATGCTTCCTGTATTGAACTCCAGCTACCAGATACAGTAATAATATAGCACCTGACTATGTTTGATATTAGTGTCTCATAATTGCTAGATATCAGCTCACCATTTTACAGATTttattttcaaaccaaatggGATAACTATTTTATGATAATCTTCTCACACATTTTCTTCCAAATTCATAACTCCAAGAGAACTACTAAAGTAATGAGATCTACTAATAACTAATATAATTGTAAAATGACATATAGCAGAATTACATTAGCTGTCAATTACAGAACCAGATACAGTCCCAACAATCTCAATCACAGAAGAAGCTTTTTACTTCAACATCTGTCACTATATGCAATTGCTGAACTACCAATCAAGAATATTAAAGTATGTTTGAGCAAGAACTAGGAGGTCAAAACAGCTGCAAATATGTGATAGGTAACTTGGATGCATGCTTAAATAAGTCTCTTAACAGATAAAACAAATTTTACCAGACAAGGCCTAAAAGATCTGTATCTGATGAGAAGAGTAAATAGCACAAAGCCCTTTAATTGTCCATAAGAAGAAACCAGCTTTGTTATAATGACCTATACTGGAGCATAACAACAACACCAACCTTTGttccagaaaattttcttgtATAAGATCGGGATGTCCTACTCTCCATTGCACAAGTAATAGAAATTTGGCTAAAAAGTATAGTTCAAGAAATCTTCTATAGTTTGTATGCTTCAGCATGCATTGTAGCTTTTTTAATAGTTGTCTAAAAGTAAAACAAGCAGCATCACATAAAGGTCAGAGTAAAATGATTTTAGCTATACATGGTAGATTCCAAATGTAAAGGTCAGAGTAAAATGAGTAACCTCAGGAAAACGTCCAGAACTGAGAGGACAGTACCATAGTAATTCCTATCATATTCTGTACCTGCTGATAATTTTCATGTTCAGATACCATTCTTCGTCCACTCAGCATCAGTTCGATCTGGCTAGTTCGTGGAGTCACTAAAGGTGACCGAGGCGTTAAGCACCCGACTGATGACTGTTTCTTAGATATGTCAGTCAAGCAGTTGACATTATCCCGAAGGCATCTACTATCAGACTCAGGAAGATAATCTAGCATGTCTTCAGAGCATCGTCGAGAAAAGCCATTCTGCTTGACTAACAAGGCATCCAACTCTTCAGGCATATTCAATGTAGACCCTCGTGATACATTAGGACTTCCTGCCCCTGTGTCCATGCTCTTCGGTGTCCATGATTCAAGTATTCTTTCAAGAGTATCCACAACTCTTTCTAGTCGTTCATTTACTGTCAAGCCCTTTAGATCACATCTATCAGCAATTGTACATATTCTCGAGTGCTGTTCTACGTACACAGTTGGTATTTCAACTTCACATATTCGGCAAATAAATGAATCTTCATATGACAAGCAAGGTTGATCCCACATTCCCCAATTGACCTTCTTAATCTTTGAGGTTTCCTCAGAATACTCAGGGTGGCATAATGGATTGTTTCCAAAACTATCCATCTCCTCTTTGTGTTGCAGACCATCAGTTTTGCCTTTGGACGGGGTTGTTTCAACAGAGTCGTGGCCCATACGGCTTCTTTCAGCTGCAGAAGGAAGTTTCTTCCAAGACGACATTCGGTAGCTTGCAGCGGCAGAAGCGACACTTTTTGCAGTGCTAACGTCCAAGGTGTCTCCAACTTCACTTATTTGCTCTTGTTTAACAGCCAGATTACTTTGCTCGTGTCCGACGAACTTTTGACCTCTTGTTGCACTTAAGTCCTGGCTTTTGGACCCACTAAGTCGTTCTGGATAAAATCCGAGGTCACTAAGTTGGTGAAAAGTCAAAATGTGGTCTTCTTCATAACCACTCTCCTTTTGGAACTGCACAAGTCTAGTGCAACGAGTAAGAATAAACAGAAGGTGGGTGTGCGCTTGCTTAAGGGTTCCCATAGGTAGCTCTTGACGGTGGTCATCTAGACTCTGAACAATGCCTTCACACTTTGACCAGAATTCACTTGGTGACATCTTAGCGCAACGCCTAGCTGTAACCAACAAATCTTCCAACCTCTCTCTCCATTCAGGATGAGTTTCTAAAGTCTTCTCGAGTATACCAACCAAATCTCCTGCAAAGATGCCTAGGTCAGCGTTGACCTCTTCCTTTAACTTGTCAAATTTTGCTCGTACCATCACCATGATTTCCTGTAAAATGGCATACAGAGAAACTGCTAAATTATCAAGTATCAAACAGTAAAAGAAGGATAAGCTGTTCAGGGCCTCAGAAAattacaacaacaaacccagtgtattcccacaagtggggtttggggagggtagtgtgtacgcaaaccttacccctacctttaaaagatagagaggctgtttccggtagaccctcggcCCAGGAACGATAATAGGGGAGGGGCAATGGCAAGCAAACCAAGCCAAAACACAAACTAACACTAGGTAGTGCAATTAGAAAACCAAAACGAAGGCATAACTGGAGCTAAGAAAAGGCGACATACTTCCATACGCCCAAGAGCACGAGACTTCCAGAATGGAAGTGGGCGGACTCCTTTTGAATTTAGTTCATGAGAGAAGCTCTTGATGTCTGGAATTCTCTTTCTACGACCACTGGTAACTCGCAGTATAGCCTGAAAACGCGGAGATTGCATTTCCTTGGAGAAAGCTGCATGGCTTCCCTATAATGAGCAAAATCACAATGAATTTCTACTTCACCAAATACATAGCATAAATCAGTTCCAGAAGGAATATAAAGTCATGAACGAAAGCAAATAAAGTAAAATGTAAATTCACCTCTGCACTTGAAATACATGGCGAAGGCACTTTTAAAGGTTTCGACTGACTCCATTGGACCTTTTTGCCTGAAAAATCAATGCACTATTTAGGCTGATATGTGTTAAATTCTAAAATTCTCAAACAATCTTCCATAGAAACCACATTTGTAAAATAACTGGTAGGAGTATATTCTTCAAGTACAAAGCAAGGGAGCATGGCTTATTTCCGAATTATTTTGCGACCTATTTGGATGAAAACATTTGGATTTAAGAGACcatttcatatttataaattcaaagtcttgagattTCAAATGAGCTGCTAATAAGGATTGAGCATAGGCatgtttttaaagtcaaaatttctTAATTATATCCAAAGAGAAGCAATAAATCCAGATTTTGAATGGAAATACATAAACCAAATCACATTCCTTCCACGGGGTAGAAAAGAACGTGAAATCAACCTTGTTCGGAAGAATGTGCAGCTGATTTTTGAACAGAGGTCGCCGATTTAGAGCCTAGGTTGTCGACTCCATCTCTACCCctatattcatcaacatccagtGGAGTAACGATAGAATTACAAATCCTAAGAGGTGATGGAGCGGAACGCGTCCTTATATGGTTTAGGCCGAGAGTTGAAGCCTCGTTCGTCGACGATGTTTCACTTCCACTTTCATGATCATCATCCTCATTGGCATCTTCTCCATTGTCGTCAACTCGATGACGTACGGGTATGGGAGGAATCTTCCTTAACTTCACAACGGACGGCGATTGGGTCCGGTCGGAAGAAGATGAACCGGTGGCGATTGAATTTAGGGTTTTTTCCGGCTCCAGATTGTCTGAGGTGGAGGATATCATCGACATTGTAGTTGATTATAGATTTAATAACAATCCGGTTTTCATAATTGCATGGTGATTAAAGAAGTATTCGATATCATTAATGATAATTAAGTTTGGGAGGAGTGAGAGAAATGTGATTATAAAAGAAGGATGTAAAAATGGAAAGTGGGATTGGGAAATCCAGATTTTGGGATAGTGGGAGAAGATTGAGTTTGAAGAAGAGGGAGATTTTCGCGGGAAAGGGGAAGTTAGAGGGCGACACGCAGTTGGAGTATACTGGAAATGGACTGAGTTCGTTAATTCACTATACTTACGTGCTTGCCACTTATGGGACCATAAAGGTGCTTAACTAGGCAAGTATGTTTAGAAGGCGAATGTTACGATTAAAGGGGTTTTTTAGcatttcttaaataaatataaatattaaaagaAGATGAGAATCTAAGGTAAAAATAGCCGGGGTCTAACCACTTTGCACTTTTCTATCCTTTTATATTTGAACTAGTTTTGATCCTACACCAGTGAAATATGTCTAGATAATCATACTATACCACTTCACTATAAAGTTAGATCTCTTTATCA belongs to Nicotiana tabacum cultivar K326 chromosome 6, ASM71507v2, whole genome shotgun sequence and includes:
- the LOC107815535 gene encoding putative serine/threonine protein kinase IRE; protein product: MSMISSTSDNLEPEKTLNSIATGSSSSDRTQSPSVVKLRKIPPIPVRHRVDDNGEDANEDDDHESGSETSSTNEASTLGLNHIRTRSAPSPLRICNSIVTPLDVDEYRGRDGVDNLGSKSATSVQKSAAHSSEQGKKVQWSQSKPLKVPSPCISSAEGSHAAFSKEMQSPRFQAILRVTSGRRKRIPDIKSFSHELNSKGVRPLPFWKSRALGRMEEIMVMVRAKFDKLKEEVNADLGIFAGDLVGILEKTLETHPEWRERLEDLLVTARRCAKMSPSEFWSKCEGIVQSLDDHRQELPMGTLKQAHTHLLFILTRCTRLVQFQKESGYEEDHILTFHQLSDLGFYPERLSGSKSQDLSATRGQKFVGHEQSNLAVKQEQISEVGDTLDVSTAKSVASAAASYRMSSWKKLPSAAERSRMGHDSVETTPSKGKTDGLQHKEEMDSFGNNPLCHPEYSEETSKIKKVNWGMWDQPCLSYEDSFICRICEVEIPTVYVEQHSRICTIADRCDLKGLTVNERLERVVDTLERILESWTPKSMDTGAGSPNVSRGSTLNMPEELDALLVKQNGFSRRCSEDMLDYLPESDSRCLRDNVNCLTDISKKQSSVGCLTPRSPLVTPRTSQIELMLSGRRMVSEHENYQQINKLLDITRSVANANNNDYSTLEYLLDRLEDLKYAIQERKVDALVVETFGRRIEKLLQEKYVLLCGHIEDEKVEPSNTTGDEDSSTEDDTSRSVRASPINTVSKDRTSIEDFEIIKPISRGAFGRVFLAKKRATGDLFAIKVLKKADMIRKNAVENILAERDILISVRNPFVVRFFYSFTCRDNLYLVMEYLNGGDLFSLLRNLGCLEEDMARIYIAELVLALEYLHSLNIIHRDLKPDNLLIGPSGHIKLTDFGLSKVGLINSTDDLAGPSVPSSAFLGEDKPKMEEQSLKREQRQKNSVVGTPDYLAPEILLGMGHGVTADWWSVGVILFELLVGLPPFNAEHPQQIFDNIINRDIPWPKIPEEMSLEAYDLINKLLNENPVQRLGATGAGEVKRHLFFRDINWDTLARQKATFVPSADAHDTSYFMSRYIWNPEDENVNGGSDFYELSESGSASCSSSSYSNLQDEEGDECGNLAEFSTPALNVNYSFSNFSFKNLSQLASINYDLAGKTPKESEEAENASVS